Proteins encoded in a region of the Coffea eugenioides isolate CCC68of chromosome 4, Ceug_1.0, whole genome shotgun sequence genome:
- the LOC113767920 gene encoding uncharacterized protein LOC113767920 codes for MSGSRSVTAQSLELRVLNRNHACEISSDTTSSGKRNHERKMHVNSKLVKQLDQRLGILEDEGEILEGEFMRSMQERAELIAEVRNHFEDMHYYFRLKSQECGDISSQGALTIEPLKKERSITFDQNPECPSSAQPVNPRGYFS; via the exons ATGTCAGGCAGCAGGAGCGTTACTGCTCAGTCACTGGAATTGAGGGTTTTGAATAGAAATCATGCGTGTGAGATCTCATCAGATACAACTAGTTCTGGGAAAAGGAATCACGAGAGGAAGATGCACGTCAACAGCAAGCTAGTTAAGCAACTGGACCAGAGATTGGGAATTCTTGAAGATGAAGGTGAAATCCTCGAGGGAGAATTCATGAGAAGCATGCAAGAAAGGGCAGAGTTAATCGCTGAGGTTCGCAATCACTTTGAGGATATGCATTATTATTTTCGTCTCAAAAGCCAAGAATGCGGAGACATTTCCTCCCAAGGAGCTTTGACCATTGAACCTCTCAAG AAGGAGAGGAGCATCACTTTTGACCAGAACCCTGAGTGCCCCTCGTCAGCTCAGCCAGTGAATCCTCGGGGGTATTTCTCGTAG
- the LOC113768453 gene encoding calcineurin subunit B-like, whose amino-acid sequence MGNASSTLTQYDIEEVQRHCNNLFSQQEIVSLYQRFCQLDRNAKGFISADEFLSVPEFAMNPLSQRLLKMVDGLNFKDFVAFLSAFSAKASLAQKVEVIFKVYDSDCNGKVTFNDMIQVLQDLAGSFMSDQQREEVLGQVLHEAGYTKESVLLLDDFIKVFDHANLKMEVEVPVD is encoded by the exons ATGGGTAATGCTTCATCCACACTGACTCAATATGACATTGAAGAAGTACAACGTCACTGTAACAATCTTT TTTCCCAACAAGAGATAGTGTCTCTTTATCAGAGGTTTTGCCAACTCGATAGGAACGCAAAGGGGTTCATATCAGCTGATGAATTTTTATCAGTTCCAGAGTTTGCCATGAATCCACTTTCTCAG AGGTTGCTTAAGATGGTGGATGGTTTGAATTTCAAGGATTTCGTCGCATTTTTATCAGCTTTTAGTGCTAAAGCAAGTCTAGCCCAGAAAGTTGAAG TTATTTTCAAGGTATATGATTCTGATTGCAATGGGAAGGTGACATTCAATGACATGATACAAGTGCTTCAGGATTTGGCTGGCTCTTTCATGTCAGATCAACAAAGAGAG GAAGTATTGGGCCAAGTTTTGCACGAAGCTGGTTATACAAAGGAGTCTGTGCTACTCTTGGATGACTTTATCAAG GTATTTGATCATGCTAATTTGAAGATGGAGGTGGAAGTTCCGGTTGACTAG
- the LOC113768287 gene encoding triphosphate tunel metalloenzyme 3-like, with translation MEVEVKLRLPDSNAHQRLSTVLSPFHLKTHVQENIFFDGPNSELATNLAALRLRFYDLDSQCVLSLKAKPVMSNGISRIQEDEEPLDPVIGRASVAEPWRLLLMADHSSQIMKRVREEYGVVGDDNKCLVCLGGFRNVRAVYEWSGLKLELDETNYDFGTCYEIECETSEPERAKNLLEELLRSNGIEYSYSKANKFAIFRAGKLPQ, from the coding sequence ATGGAAGTAGAAGTAAAGCTCCGTTTACCAGACTCAAACGCCCACCAACGCCTCTCCACTGTCCTTTCACCTTTCCACCTCAAAACCCACGTCCAAGAAAACATTTTCTTTGACGGGCCTAACTCTGAGCTGGCCACCAACCTCGCCGCGCTCCGCCTTCGCTTCTACGACCTCGACTCCCAATGCGTCCTTTCTCTCAAAGCAAAGCCAGTGATGTCCAATGGAATCAGCCGCATTCAGGAAGATGAAGAGCCCCTCGACCCTGTCATAGGCCGAGCTAGCGTGGCGGAGCCGTGGCGGCTGTTACTCATGGCCGATCATTCTTCACAAATAATGAAGAGAGTGAGAGAAGAATATGGAGTTGTTGGAGATGATAACAAGTGTTTGGTATGTTTGGGAGGATTTAGAAATGTGAGAGCAGTGTACGAATGGAGTGGATTAAAATTGGAGCTTGATGAAACAAATTATGATTTTGGGACGTGTTATGAGATTGAATGCGAGACTTCTGAACCTGAAAGAGCTAAGAATTTGCTTGAGGAGCTGCTAAGGAGTAACGGGATTGAGTATTCTTATTCAAAGGCTAACAAGTTCGCCATTTTTCGGGCTGGAAAGTTGCCTCAGTGA